From a region of the Streptacidiphilus albus JL83 genome:
- a CDS encoding nucleoside/nucleotide kinase family protein, which produces MHFVEFMMRIALHGIPGSGKSTLARLLVEEFGRIGRQAVVVRLAEPLYQLQSLVYRLAGSPLPDPAVQDGLLLADLAGHLRRINPDALTADFRQRVEQLADTAPEAVVVCDDLRVPDIDCLRDLGFTLVRVDADPELRRARRAQRGDLTCGEESGGIPAGCADAEVRNDGSLAELRAAAQALVGRVTA; this is translated from the coding sequence ATGCACTTCGTGGAGTTCATGATGCGCATTGCCCTGCACGGCATTCCCGGGTCCGGCAAGTCGACCCTGGCCCGGTTACTGGTGGAGGAGTTCGGCCGGATCGGACGGCAGGCCGTGGTGGTGCGGCTGGCTGAGCCGCTGTACCAACTGCAGTCCCTGGTCTACCGGCTGGCCGGCAGCCCGCTGCCGGACCCCGCTGTCCAGGACGGTCTGCTGCTGGCGGATCTTGCCGGGCACCTGCGCCGGATCAACCCCGACGCGCTGACCGCCGACTTCCGGCAGCGCGTCGAGCAGCTCGCGGATACCGCCCCGGAGGCGGTGGTGGTGTGCGACGACCTGCGGGTCCCGGACATCGACTGCCTGCGGGACCTGGGGTTCACGCTGGTCCGTGTCGATGCGGACCCGGAGCTGCGCCGGGCCCGCCGGGCGCAGCGTGGCGACCTGACCTGCGGTGAGGAGTCTGGAGGTATCCCGGCCGGATGCGCCGACGCGGAGGTCCGCAACGACGGCTCGCTCGCGGAGCTGCGGGCGGCGGCGCAGGCTCTGGTCGGGCGGGTGACCGCGTGA